In a single window of the Paenibacillus sp. MMS20-IR301 genome:
- a CDS encoding sugar-binding domain-containing protein, with product MATEHYIKDYPRPQFVREAWQNLSGEWDFRFDDDNKGERERWYQELHGELKIQVPFTYETEASGIGETAFHPYVWYGRELQLPEHHEGKRVLLNFQAVDYLAKVWVNGAYAGGHQGGYAAFSLDITDYIDTAAGAVNRLVVKVEDSRSCTQPRGKQRWVDENFECFYVQTTGIWQSVWMEYVSPSYLKSVKITPDLDNRSVRFEYQTQLAADNLRLETRISTGQKTFKQVSLQADRAWLQLEVELTHEANGPWKLQSWSPAAPSLYEVEFILYNGNTVIDQVYSYFGLRKISIEQGKVLLNNTPVYQRLILDQGYWPESHLTPPSEEALIADIDAILAMGYNGVRKHMKIEDARFLYWCDVKGLLVWSEMAAAFEFNDSAVENFTKEWTEIVRQQYNHPSIITWVPFNESWGIPQVYTNKLQQKFTEGIYHLTKALDPHRPVIVNDGWEHTVSDIITLHDYVESGEYLLKHYADAGSILGGGVSFNNWKYAMAQGYEYNGQPVMVSEFGGIAFNTGAGWGYGEQVGSEEAFIERFRSITQAIKDTPYICGYCYTQITDVQQEVNGLLTESREPKIPLEVIRKVNLS from the coding sequence ATGGCGACCGAGCACTATATTAAAGATTATCCGCGTCCGCAATTTGTCCGTGAGGCCTGGCAGAATCTGAGCGGGGAATGGGATTTCCGGTTTGATGATGACAACAAGGGGGAGCGCGAACGCTGGTATCAGGAGCTGCACGGGGAGCTGAAGATTCAGGTTCCGTTCACCTATGAGACAGAGGCCAGCGGAATTGGCGAGACCGCCTTCCATCCTTACGTATGGTACGGGCGGGAGCTGCAGCTGCCAGAGCATCACGAAGGTAAAAGGGTACTATTGAACTTTCAGGCGGTAGATTATCTCGCCAAGGTATGGGTTAACGGTGCCTATGCCGGAGGACATCAGGGCGGTTATGCCGCGTTCTCACTGGATATCACGGATTATATAGACACGGCGGCAGGCGCAGTGAACCGGCTGGTGGTCAAAGTGGAGGACAGCCGGAGCTGTACACAGCCGCGCGGCAAGCAGCGCTGGGTGGATGAGAACTTCGAATGCTTCTATGTGCAGACTACGGGAATCTGGCAGAGCGTGTGGATGGAGTATGTGTCACCTTCTTATCTCAAGTCTGTCAAAATCACCCCGGATCTCGATAACCGCTCAGTCCGCTTTGAATACCAGACTCAGCTTGCAGCGGACAATCTCCGTCTGGAGACGAGAATCAGCACGGGGCAGAAGACCTTTAAGCAGGTCTCCCTTCAAGCGGACCGCGCCTGGCTGCAGCTGGAGGTGGAGCTGACCCATGAAGCGAACGGCCCGTGGAAGCTGCAGTCCTGGTCGCCTGCGGCACCGAGCCTGTATGAGGTGGAGTTTATTTTATACAACGGGAATACGGTGATTGACCAGGTCTATTCCTACTTCGGCCTGCGCAAAATATCAATCGAACAAGGAAAGGTGCTGCTGAACAATACGCCGGTCTACCAGCGGCTGATTCTGGATCAGGGCTACTGGCCGGAGAGCCACCTCACCCCGCCGTCCGAGGAAGCGCTGATTGCTGATATCGATGCTATTCTGGCGATGGGCTATAACGGTGTACGCAAGCATATGAAAATCGAGGATGCCCGGTTCCTCTACTGGTGTGATGTGAAGGGTCTGCTTGTCTGGTCGGAGATGGCCGCAGCCTTTGAGTTCAACGATTCGGCAGTGGAGAATTTCACGAAGGAGTGGACGGAGATAGTGCGCCAGCAGTATAACCATCCTTCAATCATTACCTGGGTGCCGTTTAACGAATCATGGGGAATCCCGCAGGTATACACGAATAAGCTGCAGCAGAAATTTACCGAGGGGATCTACCATCTGACCAAAGCCCTCGACCCTCACCGGCCGGTAATCGTCAATGACGGCTGGGAGCATACGGTCAGTGACATCATTACCCTGCATGACTATGTGGAGAGCGGAGAATACCTGCTGAAGCATTATGCGGATGCCGGAAGTATTCTGGGCGGGGGTGTCTCCTTCAACAACTGGAAATACGCGATGGCACAGGGGTATGAATATAACGGCCAGCCGGTGATGGTCAGTGAGTTCGGCGGCATTGCCTTTAATACCGGTGCAGGCTGGGGATACGGGGAGCAGGTAGGCAGCGAGGAAGCCTTCATTGAACGGTTCCGCAGTATTACCCAGGCTATTAAGGACACTCCTTATATTTGCGGTTATTGCTATACACAGATCACGGATGTCCAGCAGGAAGTGAACGGTCTGCTCACAGAGAGCCGGGAACCGAAGATCCCGCTGGAAGTAATCCGCAAGGTCAACCTGTCATAA
- a CDS encoding family 16 glycoside hydrolase: MLKKLFTSLSAFLCLLLVLTAVPALAANGPVVWGATSTITNINTFTDAGTDARGLRPGTFGAEYARMIKLANGDWLAVTAIYDNNGYTKVPWGGTRLQVFRSTDNCRTWSLMSTLWEDGRDLDNGQFVQLANGDILLAMRSVRWQESYKLRVYKSVNGGLDWSFLSTIDENNGAAGALGNPDKGVYEPHMQLLADGSVAVMYASEKHVTENPSYSQIISEKISTNGGASWGNEIYVAWDPSNAGARPGMPVWSRMANGQYIVAFEVCGTQNCRIFTKKSTDGKTWSSGIGTQVSTNQQGGPYLLSLSDGRLLLSSNSNVLSLSNDYGNTWVDNDLPAFGNSWWTAMYQTGANEIAFVDSVERSAGGHNVQARFGTLSGSYSNDFAANDNGWVRYGGTWAVSGGTYNVNSANADKSVLTPYPSKMNFTLEGDIRLNNAGQGSLVFNLTGPGTGADSQKGYAAGIDSAGEVWLGRFNNNWTALQTVATPIAVNTWYHMKVVVSSGNIKVYVGDMSVPKINLNDAVYTSGTIGVRGGFNNSVSFDNIAVN; the protein is encoded by the coding sequence TTGCTTAAAAAATTGTTCACCTCACTGTCTGCTTTCCTATGTCTCCTGCTGGTGCTTACCGCTGTTCCCGCTTTGGCGGCGAATGGACCCGTGGTGTGGGGAGCCACATCCACAATCACCAATATTAACACCTTCACGGATGCCGGGACCGATGCCCGCGGGCTGCGGCCCGGAACGTTCGGGGCAGAATACGCGCGGATGATCAAGCTGGCGAACGGGGATTGGCTGGCGGTCACAGCCATTTACGATAACAACGGCTACACCAAGGTCCCGTGGGGAGGCACCCGGCTGCAGGTCTTCCGCAGTACCGATAACTGCCGCACCTGGTCGCTCATGTCTACGCTGTGGGAGGACGGGCGCGATCTGGACAACGGGCAGTTCGTGCAGCTGGCGAATGGTGATATTCTGCTCGCCATGCGCTCAGTCCGCTGGCAGGAGTCGTACAAGCTCCGGGTGTACAAGAGTGTAAACGGAGGCCTGGACTGGAGCTTCCTTAGTACAATCGACGAGAACAACGGGGCGGCAGGCGCGCTGGGCAACCCGGATAAAGGGGTATATGAGCCACATATGCAGCTGCTGGCAGACGGCTCTGTAGCTGTAATGTATGCCAGCGAGAAGCATGTGACCGAGAACCCGTCGTACAGCCAGATCATCTCTGAGAAAATCTCCACGAACGGCGGCGCCAGCTGGGGGAATGAGATTTATGTGGCCTGGGACCCGTCGAACGCCGGAGCGCGTCCGGGGATGCCGGTCTGGAGCAGGATGGCGAACGGCCAGTACATTGTTGCCTTTGAGGTGTGCGGGACGCAGAACTGCAGAATTTTCACCAAGAAAAGCACTGACGGCAAAACCTGGTCCAGCGGCATCGGCACCCAGGTATCAACCAATCAGCAGGGAGGTCCATATCTCCTCTCCCTGAGTGATGGCCGGCTGCTGCTCAGCTCTAACTCCAATGTATTGTCCTTAAGCAACGATTACGGAAATACCTGGGTGGATAATGATCTTCCGGCTTTCGGGAATTCATGGTGGACGGCGATGTACCAGACCGGAGCGAATGAGATCGCCTTCGTGGATTCTGTCGAGCGGAGCGCCGGCGGACATAATGTCCAGGCCCGGTTCGGTACGCTGAGCGGCTCGTACAGCAATGATTTTGCTGCGAATGACAACGGCTGGGTCCGTTACGGGGGAACATGGGCGGTCAGCGGCGGAACCTACAACGTGAATTCGGCCAATGCGGATAAATCTGTGCTCACCCCGTATCCTTCCAAAATGAACTTTACGCTGGAAGGCGATATCCGGCTGAATAATGCCGGCCAGGGCAGTCTCGTCTTTAACCTGACGGGTCCAGGCACAGGTGCTGATTCGCAGAAGGGCTACGCCGCAGGCATTGATTCCGCCGGGGAAGTCTGGCTGGGACGATTCAATAACAACTGGACCGCGCTGCAGACTGTGGCAACCCCGATAGCGGTAAACACCTGGTACCATATGAAGGTCGTTGTCAGCAGCGGCAATATTAAGGTCTACGTCGGCGATATGTCCGTGCCTAAGATAAATTTGAACGATGCAGTGTATACCTCCGGCACGATCGGTGTGCGCGGCGGGTTTAATAACAGCGTCAGCTTTGATAATATTGCGGTGAACTAA
- a CDS encoding ABC transporter substrate-binding protein, producing the protein MNKKYTGILSAGLALALILPGCTSGNKENGEPAKAANEPAKTENAAGSSSPVEISFWNMFGGGEGEFVDQIIKNFNDSQHEVTVKQLRLESNEYYAKLSTALSSSKGPDVAVAHVERISPFVKAQQIVPVDELATKAGFDLKEISDSNIQSVSYDGKPYAVPLDTHFHMFYYNKDILQKADLLNEDGTPKLGDMTPAGFEQTLAEVQAKVPDVQAMAINTPYFQEPFLNLYYEAGGDILNSDLTKASINNPQALDVLNFYMDVFNNKYADLNDKTPWDTFHNGKAAFWFGGVWEAGLLLGDESLHIGAMPLPPIFGSETHWGSSHTLVIPSYVTPEKQLAAARFMKYFSEVGGEIWGQAGHVPANSKVTSSDAFKSLPYRSEFIEAQKTVKFAPPTDKYTTIITTISEELQNIIFGSDSPADGLAKLEKQINEVLEN; encoded by the coding sequence ATGAATAAGAAGTACACAGGTATACTGTCGGCCGGGCTGGCTCTGGCCCTGATTCTGCCGGGCTGCACCTCCGGAAACAAAGAGAATGGAGAGCCGGCCAAGGCGGCGAATGAACCGGCGAAGACAGAGAATGCGGCAGGCAGCAGCAGTCCGGTGGAGATTTCGTTCTGGAATATGTTCGGCGGCGGGGAAGGGGAATTCGTAGACCAGATTATTAAGAATTTCAATGACTCCCAGCACGAAGTAACGGTGAAGCAGCTGCGTCTGGAATCCAATGAATATTATGCCAAGCTCAGCACTGCGTTGTCATCCTCCAAAGGACCGGATGTGGCTGTAGCCCACGTTGAGCGGATCTCACCGTTCGTGAAGGCGCAGCAGATTGTGCCGGTGGATGAGCTGGCCACCAAGGCCGGGTTTGACCTGAAGGAAATTTCGGATTCCAATATCCAGAGCGTGTCCTATGACGGTAAGCCTTACGCTGTTCCGCTCGATACCCACTTCCATATGTTCTATTACAACAAGGATATTCTGCAAAAGGCAGATCTGCTGAATGAAGACGGCACACCTAAGCTCGGTGATATGACACCGGCAGGCTTCGAGCAGACGCTGGCCGAGGTTCAGGCGAAGGTGCCGGATGTCCAGGCAATGGCGATCAATACCCCGTATTTCCAGGAACCCTTCCTCAATCTCTATTATGAAGCCGGCGGTGATATCCTGAATTCGGATCTGACCAAAGCAAGCATCAACAATCCGCAGGCGCTGGATGTCCTGAACTTCTATATGGACGTCTTCAACAACAAATATGCCGATCTGAATGATAAAACCCCATGGGATACATTCCATAACGGCAAAGCGGCCTTCTGGTTCGGCGGTGTATGGGAAGCGGGCCTGCTGCTCGGGGATGAGTCGCTGCATATCGGCGCGATGCCGCTGCCTCCGATCTTTGGCAGTGAGACGCATTGGGGCAGCTCCCATACGCTGGTCATCCCTTCTTATGTAACTCCTGAGAAGCAGTTGGCTGCTGCCAGGTTCATGAAGTATTTCTCTGAAGTGGGCGGGGAAATCTGGGGCCAGGCGGGACATGTGCCTGCGAACAGCAAAGTAACAAGCAGCGATGCCTTCAAGAGCCTGCCTTACCGCAGTGAGTTCATTGAAGCGCAGAAGACGGTGAAATTTGCTCCGCCGACAGATAAGTATACAACGATCATTACGACAATCTCTGAGGAGCTGCAGAACATCATCTTCGGTAGTGACTCTCCGGCAGACGGACTGGCGAAGCTGGAGAAACAGATCAACGAAGTGCTGGAGAATTAG
- a CDS encoding sugar ABC transporter permease gives MERTLRENKAAAPLRRAEPVHILKELKAILYLVPFLVPFILFYLWPVIRGAWMSLHVWGIQGMQKYVALANYAKILKNPDFYSYLWNSFYFVLLCAPTVLVLGLVLALIINQRIWLRTVIRSVFFLPYVLSVSVVSFIWLRMLDAKNGPVNAALHLLGIQADINWLTDHKFVWWAITIATDWWSVGFVMVLFLAGLQEIPTDHYEAATIDGAGAWQRFWNITLPGLSSVIKIQIFYQIINCLKLFGQVQIMTGGGPGDSTNTMIRYIYVTGFKKDMFGLAAAQSIVFCFIMLLIAVVQFKITDRKDG, from the coding sequence ATGGAGCGGACTTTAAGAGAGAATAAGGCGGCTGCGCCTCTGCGCAGGGCAGAGCCTGTACACATACTGAAGGAACTGAAAGCGATTCTGTATCTGGTGCCGTTTCTGGTGCCGTTTATCTTGTTCTATCTGTGGCCGGTGATCCGCGGAGCCTGGATGAGCCTGCATGTGTGGGGCATTCAGGGCATGCAGAAATACGTTGCCTTAGCCAATTATGCGAAAATATTGAAAAATCCCGATTTCTACTCGTATCTATGGAATTCGTTCTACTTCGTGCTGCTGTGTGCGCCGACCGTACTGGTGCTTGGACTGGTGCTGGCACTGATCATCAATCAGAGAATTTGGCTGCGGACCGTGATCCGCTCCGTTTTTTTCCTGCCGTATGTGCTGTCGGTCTCTGTAGTCAGCTTCATCTGGCTGCGGATGCTCGATGCCAAGAATGGTCCGGTGAATGCAGCCTTGCATCTGCTGGGCATCCAGGCCGACATTAACTGGCTTACGGATCATAAGTTCGTCTGGTGGGCGATTACGATTGCGACAGACTGGTGGAGCGTCGGATTTGTAATGGTGCTGTTTCTTGCCGGACTGCAGGAGATTCCAACGGATCACTATGAAGCAGCGACCATTGACGGGGCAGGCGCCTGGCAGCGCTTCTGGAACATTACTTTACCCGGGCTGTCAAGCGTAATCAAGATTCAGATCTTTTATCAGATTATCAATTGCCTGAAGCTGTTCGGACAAGTGCAGATTATGACCGGCGGCGGGCCGGGCGATTCCACGAATACGATGATCCGCTATATTTACGTCACGGGGTTCAAGAAAGACATGTTCGGCCTGGCGGCTGCGCAGTCGATTGTTTTCTGCTTCATCATGCTGCTGATCGCTGTGGTTCAATTCAAAATTACCGACCGGAAAGACGGATAG
- a CDS encoding carbohydrate ABC transporter permease, which translates to MKKLALNTAAVLLALLFIFPLIWMFLTSLKPDGVNVYTLADWVNWSDLNTDNYVKVIRDSQILHWTWNSLIIGLLTTVISLLLSSLAAFSFSKLPFRTRGIFYVLIVSGLLIPTEAILIPLYETALHLQLIDNIWAIVLPGLTNPIGILLLKQFMDGVPKDYMEAAQIDGSRSFRLWWSICLPLTRSAMVSVGIFFFILSWNNFLWPYLAITSEENMILSAGLPTFLSNNNMSLNLIMTASAIAAIPTIIVFILLQRHIVQGVAMSGVKG; encoded by the coding sequence ATGAAAAAGCTTGCTCTAAATACCGCTGCTGTTCTGCTTGCGCTGCTGTTTATTTTCCCGCTGATCTGGATGTTCCTCACCTCGCTGAAGCCTGACGGTGTGAATGTATATACGCTGGCTGATTGGGTCAACTGGTCCGATCTGAATACCGATAACTATGTGAAGGTCATCCGGGATTCGCAGATTCTGCACTGGACGTGGAACAGCCTGATTATCGGCCTACTGACGACTGTAATCTCGCTGCTGCTCAGCTCGCTGGCGGCCTTCTCGTTCTCGAAGCTCCCGTTCCGGACCCGGGGAATCTTCTATGTCCTGATCGTTTCGGGCCTGCTGATTCCGACAGAAGCGATTCTCATTCCGCTCTATGAGACGGCGCTGCATCTGCAGCTGATTGATAACATCTGGGCGATTGTCCTGCCGGGACTGACGAATCCGATCGGTATCCTGCTGCTGAAGCAGTTCATGGACGGCGTGCCCAAGGATTATATGGAAGCCGCACAGATTGACGGGAGCCGCAGCTTCCGGTTATGGTGGAGCATCTGTCTGCCGCTGACACGCTCAGCGATGGTATCTGTGGGAATCTTCTTTTTTATCCTCTCCTGGAACAACTTCCTGTGGCCTTATCTGGCCATTACCTCGGAGGAGAATATGATTCTTTCGGCAGGGCTGCCGACCTTTTTGTCGAATAATAACATGTCGCTCAATCTGATCATGACGGCCAGCGCAATTGCGGCGATTCCGACGATTATTGTGTTTATACTGCTGCAGCGGCATATTGTGCAGGGCGTGGCGATGTCCGGCGTCAAGGGCTGA
- a CDS encoding sensor histidine kinase, producing MHRSPENHAGPLRLRFISWIKIMKSSMRYKWMLLLVLFSLTPLVVMGIISFSISKSTINHKVTEYSEHLLYQTADNLDTRLGIYKDMMMQVLNNNEIVGMLRNLDRAEQASYDVDSLSLTTKLSTIVAINQDVQSISFVSAQHYIKGIYRWNPRTPAEVEPFLQTLDGGSNFRWYPTRYGTYVDSLNSQSTHVFSVAKQLYKISDDSPLGIVAVLDIREDVIKELVSKAVSNNRDLQSFVMDGSGNLVSYPDSGLIGRSVTEVLGQSGYEQLVHSGLEETRFPLVYKGDSLIVNAKKLHTNDWVVVNVISKAALYQDSNRLLQIFIFVGLLCIVFSVIAALVLANSITNPILKMIRLMRQVMSGELSVRYKAKSRHDEIDILGDNFNSMVERIDELLKAVYLEQDQKRMAELKALQAQINPHFLYNTLDIIKWTALIQKANNAAEMVSLLSRLLRISLGKGEETVTVEEEIEHVQCYLGIQKFRFNFNIETFVELDEEVRHLRTPKLILQPIVENAMMHAFGDMESGGSIRISCSKAPGNLVWFEVADNGKGMDAALVSSLLTGKAADEDKLGGIGLANVDERIKLICGKMYGIEIRSELGAGTAIRIKLPLITDDISIRGSR from the coding sequence ATGCACAGATCACCTGAGAATCACGCCGGACCCTTGCGGCTCCGCTTCATATCCTGGATCAAAATCATGAAGAGCAGCATGCGCTATAAGTGGATGCTGCTTCTCGTTCTCTTCTCCTTGACACCGCTGGTGGTCATGGGGATTATTTCATTTTCGATCTCGAAATCGACGATCAATCATAAAGTCACCGAATACTCCGAGCATCTGCTGTATCAGACTGCCGATAATCTGGATACCCGGCTCGGTATTTACAAGGACATGATGATGCAGGTGCTTAACAACAATGAGATTGTAGGCATGCTGCGGAACCTTGATCGGGCGGAGCAAGCCAGTTATGATGTGGATAGCCTGTCACTGACAACGAAGCTGTCCACCATTGTGGCGATTAATCAGGATGTGCAGTCCATCTCCTTCGTCTCCGCGCAGCATTATATCAAAGGCATCTACCGCTGGAACCCGCGCACGCCTGCCGAGGTGGAGCCCTTCCTGCAGACCCTTGACGGCGGCAGTAATTTCCGCTGGTATCCGACCCGTTACGGGACTTATGTAGACAGTCTGAACTCCCAGAGCACCCATGTTTTCTCAGTTGCCAAGCAGCTCTATAAAATATCCGATGACAGTCCCCTGGGGATTGTAGCTGTGCTTGATATCCGCGAGGATGTGATTAAAGAGTTGGTCTCGAAAGCGGTCAGCAATAACCGGGATCTGCAAAGCTTCGTGATGGACGGCAGCGGCAATCTGGTGTCGTATCCGGACAGCGGACTGATCGGCCGAAGCGTAACGGAGGTGCTGGGCCAAAGCGGTTATGAGCAGCTTGTTCATTCCGGCCTGGAGGAAACGAGGTTTCCGCTTGTCTACAAGGGCGACAGCCTGATTGTGAATGCCAAGAAGCTCCACACCAATGACTGGGTGGTGGTGAATGTCATTTCCAAGGCTGCGCTGTACCAGGATTCGAACCGCCTGCTGCAGATTTTTATCTTCGTCGGGCTGCTCTGCATAGTCTTCTCGGTTATTGCCGCACTGGTGCTGGCTAACTCCATTACGAATCCGATTCTGAAAATGATCCGGCTGATGCGGCAGGTGATGTCCGGTGAGCTCAGTGTCCGCTACAAAGCCAAAAGCCGGCATGACGAAATAGATATTCTCGGCGATAATTTCAACTCTATGGTAGAGCGGATCGACGAGCTTTTGAAAGCGGTCTATCTGGAGCAGGACCAGAAACGGATGGCTGAGCTGAAGGCATTGCAGGCGCAGATCAATCCGCATTTTCTCTATAACACCCTGGATATTATTAAATGGACGGCTCTAATTCAAAAGGCCAACAATGCAGCAGAGATGGTCAGCCTGTTATCACGTCTGCTGCGGATCAGTCTCGGTAAAGGGGAAGAGACGGTTACAGTGGAAGAGGAGATCGAGCATGTGCAATGTTACCTGGGTATTCAGAAATTCCGCTTCAACTTCAATATTGAGACCTTTGTTGAACTGGACGAAGAAGTCCGCCATCTGCGGACGCCCAAGCTGATTCTGCAGCCGATTGTGGAGAACGCAATGATGCATGCCTTCGGGGATATGGAATCCGGCGGCAGCATCCGCATATCCTGCAGTAAAGCGCCGGGCAATCTCGTCTGGTTCGAAGTGGCGGATAACGGCAAGGGGATGGATGCTGCACTTGTCAGCAGTCTGCTTACAGGGAAAGCAGCGGATGAGGACAAATTAGGAGGCATAGGGCTGGCCAATGTAGATGAGCGGATCAAGCTGATTTGCGGAAAAATGTACGGTATCGAGATCCGCAGCGAGCTGGGTGCAGGAACAGCCATCCGGATTAAGCTGCCGCTCATAACAGATGACATAAGCATAAGGGGGAGCCGCTGA
- a CDS encoding response regulator: MHRVIIVEDEFIVRYGIRSMINWEAIGLEVSGEASNGREALELMTGGLPDILITDIKMPVMDGIELIAEVRKLSQDIKIIILSNLEDFQYAKEAIRHSVSEYMIKSDMMPRDFELALLKLKEGLEGVQRQAPVRASAATQEPVHKENFLTGLIERGPVQGAVDESRLAQAGLAGRRPHYLLHVSFSSGAQPGYGAGSTVICKLLDDIWGSEASGYEMFPDRQGNLNIILTGEPAAQSAASAGTGLLRSRSEELIQHLASGYGWIATIGISGVTGQWAGVGNAYIQAVDAVRQKLFTGNGCVLIHGSEELKARTSSSSVLQISSREIQSMVYAFQTKELTDYLNQLFGQLAVRRDTELVQIITLELLMILTTLWPDVSRDAEQVLELKKQYFDELAMLETLEESQTWFLQAFDELARHMKEMYNSDRNSIIKATQYIQQYYHQEITLRSISRLVHLSKNYFANLFRKEVGESFLEYLTRIRIEKAKTLLTGELKAGDVGSLVGIQDPKYFSKVFKKITGVSPSEYRGLVKKSER, encoded by the coding sequence ATGCACCGGGTTATAATCGTAGAAGATGAATTTATAGTGAGATATGGAATCCGGTCCATGATTAATTGGGAAGCTATCGGGCTGGAGGTGAGCGGTGAAGCCTCAAACGGCAGGGAAGCACTGGAGCTCATGACAGGAGGACTGCCTGATATCCTGATTACGGATATCAAAATGCCTGTAATGGACGGGATCGAGCTGATTGCCGAAGTGCGCAAGCTTTCACAGGATATAAAGATTATTATCCTCAGCAACCTCGAAGATTTCCAGTATGCCAAGGAAGCGATCCGGCATAGTGTCTCCGAATATATGATTAAGTCGGATATGATGCCGCGTGACTTCGAGCTGGCGCTGCTGAAGCTGAAGGAAGGGCTGGAGGGAGTGCAGCGGCAGGCGCCGGTTCGTGCTTCTGCTGCGACACAGGAGCCGGTGCATAAAGAGAATTTCTTGACCGGGCTGATTGAACGGGGGCCGGTTCAGGGAGCGGTTGACGAAAGCAGGCTTGCACAGGCGGGGCTCGCTGGCCGCCGGCCACACTATCTGCTGCATGTCAGCTTCAGCAGCGGGGCACAACCGGGATATGGAGCGGGATCGACAGTGATCTGCAAGCTGCTGGATGATATTTGGGGAAGTGAGGCCTCCGGTTATGAAATGTTTCCCGACAGGCAAGGCAATCTCAACATCATCTTGACCGGAGAACCCGCAGCTCAGTCTGCGGCTTCAGCGGGAACAGGGCTGCTCCGCAGCCGCAGTGAAGAGCTGATTCAGCATTTAGCCAGCGGTTACGGCTGGATTGCGACGATCGGAATCAGCGGTGTGACCGGGCAGTGGGCCGGAGTGGGCAATGCCTATATCCAAGCAGTGGACGCGGTCAGACAGAAGCTGTTCACAGGAAACGGCTGTGTTCTGATACACGGAAGCGAGGAGCTGAAGGCACGGACATCTTCGTCCTCCGTGCTGCAGATCAGCAGCCGCGAGATTCAGTCTATGGTGTACGCCTTCCAGACCAAGGAGCTGACAGACTATCTGAACCAGCTGTTCGGACAGCTGGCTGTGCGCCGGGATACAGAGCTTGTGCAGATTATTACCCTTGAGCTGCTGATGATCCTGACGACCCTATGGCCGGATGTATCGAGGGATGCTGAGCAGGTCCTGGAGCTGAAGAAGCAATACTTCGACGAGCTGGCTATGCTCGAGACGCTTGAAGAGAGCCAGACATGGTTCTTGCAGGCATTCGATGAGCTGGCCCGGCATATGAAAGAGATGTATAACAGCGACCGGAACAGTATTATCAAGGCCACACAGTACATTCAGCAGTATTACCATCAGGAAATTACACTGCGGTCCATCAGCCGGCTTGTGCACTTAAGCAAGAATTATTTCGCTAACCTGTTCAGGAAAGAGGTCGGTGAGAGCTTCCTGGAGTATCTGACCCGCATCCGGATTGAGAAAGCCAAGACGCTGCTGACCGGAGAACTGAAAGCCGGTGATGTCGGCAGCCTGGTCGGCATTCAGGACCCGAAATATTTCTCTAAGGTATTCAAGAAGATCACCGGCGTATCTCCGTCGGAATATCGCGGGCTGGTCAAGAAGAGCGAAAGATAA